AGATGGCCTTCAGAGTGCGCTCAGTCTCACTGGCTGCCCAGAGACCTCGGCTGGTGGTGGGGAGACGGTCGTCCACCAGCCCCTCTTCATCCTCGATCATTTCCTCAAAGATGGCCGTCTGACCTTTCACCCTGTAAGGGGAATTTTTCTGATTGTCATccactatattttttttgaatttattttgataattaaagCTGACAAGtgtataaatattgttttctacATACGTGTGAGAAAACAGCTTGGACTCATAATCGACGAAAAGTTCATCTGCTTTGCAAAAGACACAGCTGAGATAGGACAAGAGAGGAGTATTAGTTATGTATAATCATGTTGCGAACGGTTATAAATCATTCAAAAGCTGAGGTTAAATTTGACAACCTCTACCTTAACAACTTTAACAAAAATGCCAATGTCTTACTTATTAAGTGGGAGCCTAATAGGCCTGAGGTGACAAATGGTGACTTCGTCAATCACCGTCTTTGATGCTGGGCCTTCAAGATTCTTCACCGCATCTTGCACCGTCTTTTTGGATTTCATCAGATCTTCCATTTGCTTGGTGAGCAGGAACTGCAAACCACAGGCGTCACGGAACCTGCGGGACACACACTCGCTTTTTAGTACGAGTTTTGTATGAGGATAATGATAAACCATCATCTTATTCGTGAAAATGAATTCTGTACTTGTCGGCCATGGAGAGCTTGCTGGCCTGCTGTTTGTAGCTGGATGTCAGCTCATTCTTGATGCGAGACACTAGATCGTCGTCGGTGGAGCAGTCGATTGCTCTCTGGATAACTTCCAGCCACCATGGAGAGTTCGGCTTCACCTTGATAaggacatttttatgattttcatttaatctaTTTGATATTCTTGATTATTCACCAAAAATACAATTCATAATTTGATCTTGATGAGTTTgatataagaagaaaaaaaaatttgggtcCGTTTTAATAAGAATATGATTCCAAAATTGAGATCAATCTGTATCATTGTGTGTTATTTAGTAGATTTTCTCTTATTTCATGTAACACAACCTGCATGAGACTGAGGATTTAAAATAACTTTCTCACTTTGCGTTTCAGCTCTTTGATGTTCTGTAACACCGGCTGCAGAGCCTGGTGGGCATCCGCTACCTCAGAGTCATATTTGGTCATGTAGTGCTGTCGCAGCTGCTCCGCctaaagaaaggaagaggatgagagcGACAGAAGTTGCACAGTTGCCACGGGAATATTCTTAAAAACAAGCTctacaaaaacaaccaacattCGTGTGCAAGAGCTGCGGATGTAGCAAAAGTTTAATTTCCAGTTGATGAGAAATATCTATTCATTTACCTCCTCACTTAGTCGGTCATCTCTCAGCGTAGGAGGTATCCCAGGGTGCTTTGCACTCAGCAGTTCCATCAAATTGTGGGTAGCATGAAGTCTCTGAAAtaccacaacacaaaacaatgtaattAGATTTCTTTATACTTGAAATTACAGAATAGCTATGTTCACATACATTATATCCATCCGaaatcaatatacttttttttttaaaagcagttcttttaatttgattaaatgcaaatatttttttatatttgagtgGATGTTTTGTCATGAAAATTCATTAGAAGGACGAGGCCACACACCTGTAAGGAATCTGTCTTCAGTCTGCCTTTGTGCTCCTCTGATGAGCGAAGCACTTCTCTATACATCTCGACTGCCTCTACAAACTTATCTGAGGACGGGAAAAGGAAACGGCCGACATTAGTGGCACTCAACATGTCCGTTGCATGTAGAGTTAATGAGACGTGCCGTACAAAACACCCCAGTACACTCTGCCACATTATGCATATCGTCTAACTGACACTTCAACAAAACATCTTGGTGCTAAAAGTATTGGGAGACATAAAGATGAGATCATGGCTTGTGTTATGCTGGAACTGATTCCCATGGGAAACTGGGAGCAGAGGGGGACCAGCACAGAATTGGGGTTTTTATACCTCTGATGATGTGAATTCCAGCCAGGCCATTGAGCGCACACACCAATTGTCTGTGAGCTTCTTCACACTCCACTCGACATTTCTTCTGTAGGGACTTCAGGAGCTCCTCCATCGTCATGGTGCTGGAGAGGGGGGGCAGACAAACCCACTTCACAAACCCCTCAAATGCAAATTACAGAGTGGGTCAGCTTTAAATAAACACGGCTGCTCAATGTATAGCTGACAAAAAGAGATGCTGCCGTCTTTAAAGGTTACTGATGTAGTGAAAATCTATTTAGTTTGGCAAATTGTTAATTAACTGGTGCAGCTGCCTTCAGAAGGAGACCTCTCTTCTCCAATGAGTGCCATGAAAACATAATACCAAGTGTCAACTACCTTTTCTGAAGTGGCAGGAACTCCCCCCTCACAGCCTGTGGATGGCAGCAGGCCTGGCGCAGCCTCAGCAGCGGGTACAGGATGGTGTTGACGGTGCGGCGGTCTAGGCTGCCAAGTTTCAGGCTCCAGTCAGAGATCTTCCTGAGTTTGACCAAAGCGTCCTGGGAGCAGACCTCGTGCTGACGGTGGTAGAAGTGACCCTCGACAGGGGAGAAGTGCAGCCAGTGGACCTCCTGTGTCTGGGGGGGAATCTGGATCTGGAAAacggaagaagaaaatgagcaCAAACCCCGAAATACACTCAGGGATTTGAGAAATGAAGACAATCAtagcaaaataataattattatattattattattattacataccTGATCAATGACGTCCTTTTTAGCTGATCGCCATAATATTTGAGTGATTACATTGTACAGAGGTTCTGTGTTTCCGTGTCGATAAGGGCGATAAAGGAGCTGGACCCACCAGTATTTAACCCAGTATGGGTCAACTCCCAAGAAAAGTACAAGGCCATACAGATCtgaacacagagaaagaaaagaaaaacagttcaaGGGGGAACAAAGGCCGGGTGACCTTTTTGCATTTATCTGGACTGTCAGCTATCTGGGAAAAGGCTAAAGAAATTACCTTTATAAACCTccagagagagccagagagtgTTATTACAGAGTTCTCTACTCAAGGTTTGCATTGTTACTAGGGCTAATTCTTTTCCGACATTACGATTTCATTGGTCCTACCTTCTAAGCCTCTCTGGACAGGAGTGCCACTGACACACCAGCGGTTGACAGATGCAAGACGTAGAGCCATTTCTGCAGCCTGACAGGAAAACAACAAGGAGcataaatgcagtttttaatcgatgaactgaaataaaatactatatatatatatatacacacacacacaacgtttGATCAACTTTTCATCCTCTAGTATATCTGTATCGTTAGATAAACTGTACCTATCCTCTCCACCTTACCTTCGCAGTTGCACATTCAACCATCTGAGCTTCGTCCAGACAGATGCGCCACCACTCCACCGCTACCAGAGGACTGGGAACAGCCATGTAGCGCTTCTGGTTGCGGAAGCGGCGTCCGTCCTCGCTGTTGCTGTGGGGAATGTCGACATAGTTGAGCTCCGACCGCAGCACGTCATAGGTGGTGATGACCACATCCTGCTCGGCGAGCATGCGCGGCTGGATGAATCCGTGTTTCTTCACGCCCTGATAAACCTGAGATCAAAGAGGTCATATTGATTTAGCCAAATGGTTTTGACAGTATCTGCTCTTTGGACGTGCAAGGAAATGCAAGTTAAAAAAGCGAGGATTCCGAGATAAGAGGAGAGACGAATGAACatgaattaatacaaaaataaaagtcaagtgACCCATGCTAAACCAGCAAGAGGACAAATAATCACATatggaacaaaacattttaagattTGGGACTAATGTGTCCATTCTGAATTGCTGTGTGGTGCAGTGTAGATAACAAACAACTACCAACAGACTGGTATATCCATTTTTTCTCACCAGCACGCGGAGTGAGGTAGAGCTGATGTGTCGGTTGATCTCCTCCACCCACTGGTGGCAGATGGAGCTCGGGGAGATGATGAGGGTGGCGCCAGTGGAGACGGGTTTCATGGCGACCAGGCAGTGAGGGCAATAGAAAGGGGTAGTTTCGAGGCTCTCCTCTTTGTAGTTTACACAGTCCGCATGCTGCCACAGCTGGCAGTTCATACACTGGACACGGGCCTTGTAGTCGATAATGCCCAGCTCACCACAGATGCACTCAAAGCGATAGTGTGGGGTGTTGAAAGGGACCACACACGCTCTGGTGGGggtttccttctcctcctgtgaGTCGAGCGGAGGAGCTTCTCCCTGGAAATCTGACTCGCTTTTATCCTGAGACATCTGTGAGGAGTTTGTGGACGAATCCAGCACGTCATCCACCTGATCTACTGTGTCATTCAGATCCCACTGctcctttgtttctctttcctttGGTACAGGACAGTAAGATGTAGGGGGGCTCAGATCTCTTTCATCTTCTGTAAGAGTGTTTTTAAGAGCTGCTTCTGCCTTCTCTTTCGCTCTTCtctgaaacattttcctgggcGTGCCCTCCGTGCTTTTTGAGGTcttaaaagaagaagacaaaagacaaaagtttgATGTTACAAGAAAAAAGCAACCTTTGCAGCATAAAAGATTAACATTAGAAGCCGTTTTTTCTTACAAACTTGGATGCTCCTGCAGATGtcttctttgtttccttgtattttttccccagctTAAATGACCCTGCCAAGCCGCGACCTTTAACCCGGTCAACCAGGCCTTCATCTATCAGCTTTGCCAGCGTCTTCTTGATGTGGTATCGGTTCTTTAAGAGGTCATAACCGTACGTGGCACGGATGTAAGTGAACACAGCGTTGACTGAGGCTCCCTTGCCAGATCTCATTTCCTTTATTGCAGTGAGCAGCATGACGCGAACGGCTGCAGAGAAATACACTGCATGTTTTAGAAAATTTGAACCAACCTGCAAAAGGCAATGACAGCTGTGATGTCTGAGAGGATCAAAAGCGACATACTTGGGtgagatattttcatttttggctGAAATTCGGACTTGCAGCGgatgactttctttctttctaatggCGGAGGAGGAACAAAGTAGTTCACCGATTTTCCCTAAAAAAACAAGAGATATATAATCATTAGTAACACTATTAGGGTGATGGTAGAGTGAGAcaaaaagaagggaagaaaaaaggtgaAACTAGATATTTAACAATGGATTTTTAATCCGAGCTGCCTACTGATCCTCACCGCCGGCAGGGTCAGGGCCTCCTGCTCCAGGTCCAGCCGGGTGTGAAACAGGATGAGAGCCAGAACTTCCACTGTCTTTCCGAGTCCCATCTCATCAGCCAGGATCCCACCTGGCCACTCGATGCCGGCCAGTGGAAATTCTCGAATTATGCTgcaggaaaagacaaaacaggtgATATGTTGAAAACCTGACATACCTTTAAGCATCGCTGGAAATATCTGAAACCTGATACTTACAACGTCACAGAAGTGATATGCTTCATCGAGATGCGATGACATAAGTTTATTCATCCAAAttccaaaaacactttttttttctccactcaATTAATATTACTGGTGTATCACCATGTGGATAGTTTGGGTTTTTCAGATATCAGGCTTCCGCTACCCTGAAACACTGATGTTGAGTATaatttcagtattttctttaaatgaaaggCAATAAAGCatttattgaaatgtatttcCACTGATGTAGTAGCCCACACAAAAACCTTATGACAGTGAAGTCTCCGGATTATGCCAGGAACCTTGTCTCTGGAAAGACACATCTGTGCGCAGTGTCATTTTTCTATGTTTTCAAGCTAAATTACATTAGCTTATACTGTAAAGGGGTGGCAGCAACAGTTTCAGAGTTAAACTTCTCAAATCTAAGTAatatgcctctgtgtgtgcCCAGTCCTGAGCACTTTCACATGAAGGGATCTGAGTTCTTACCAGCCAGTAAAGGGGTTGTAGAACAACTTCTTGCCACACAAAGTGACCCACTCCCGCCAGAGGAAATGCAGCGATTGTTCTGCAACGAAATTGTAAATTTGCTCTGCTCTTGTGAAATAATCTCCGCTGTTACAGACTTCAACAGTCTGAAAATGCATCGTGCAGTGAAGAAAGTTGTTGGTtagaagataaaaacaaaacaaaaaaaacatgatttgtaGTAAATAGACTGGAGACTTCTAAGCTTTCGTAAAAATACTCATGACGTGATATTTGAAGGCTTTCATTCTTTATAGTCTGATTGACTAAGAAGATGATATAATATTTACCCATGAAAGTTCCCATTAAAGAAATAATGTGCAGCAGAGAAATCAGGGCAGTGAGAAGCAAATCTACCACAGCAAATGCGACTGCTCAGTACCTTTATGTGAGCTCTTCCTGTATTTTTCCCTCCTCAGCATCCAGTTGACCGCCTGGCTCTGATAGGGTCTGAGCACAGGAACAAGAGCCTTGTGCTGGACATCATAGGTCACTTCCTGGCCCTCGCTCTGGTGCAGATGCCTGACATAATCGTAAAGCTCCTCGACATTTTGCCTCTCCAGGTCGGTGTCacactcctccacctcatttTCAACAACTTCTACAAGAAAAATACAGCagcaattctttctttttttcttcttcccccagaCAGACTGTGGgtgtattattatgatttatattattatagGGTTAAACTTAAGCTCCACAATGCTTTACATTGGTGATCACACTTGCACCTGACAGTAGGATTGGACACTTACCAGGGATAATGAAATCATAGAAATACTCCATTAGCTTCTGCATTAATTGATTTGCTTTCTTCGGCCGAGCATTTCCCTCACTGAGGCACTCGGGCTTCCCGAGACCAGTTTCTAGCAAGTAAATCCCCACCTGCCAAATGCAGACAAACGACAAATGAAGTAAGAAGCGTCAttgtttttaacattgtgaACCAGAGAAATTGAGGGTTTTAGTATCCCAACCAAAGACTATGACAGTGGATTTAATTCATTTGGGAAAAGATCTAAGTCATCggctgaaaaataaaagttgtttttggtTCTAGTAAAACCCTGCAGAGTGTTGGAGAACCCTGCTAGTTGAGGGGTTTAAGGTGATGTCCATTTATCACAGGAGCCATGGTTCGAGTCCAGATGTGGACCGCACTTGCATGTCGGTCCCCTTCTCTCATTTCCCTCATTTGATTTCACATCTCTATTCTCAAGTCTCcaataaaggattatttttGCCCTTAAAAtctcttgacaaaaaaaaaaatcatgaaacataaatgaaaacTCAATAATGACTTTGAAGACATCAAAAGTGATGGTACAATTCAAATGATTTAGAAGATAGAAATGTCTTACACAGCGATACATAGCTGTGTGAAGAAGTAAGAGGCATGTGTTAAGAGTATTTATGCATTCATACCTTGATTGACTCCTCTTCTGCCTGGTGGCAGAGCTGCATCACACTCCTCTTCTGTAGCCAGTCGAGATCCTCCAGCAGGATCTGACTGAGGCTGCACTCTGCCGTGCATGTGTCCTCATCAGGCTTCCACTGCGGCCCCGAGCGCTCATCACAGCTGCTGTAACTGAGGCAGAGCTGGTCCCCCATCCTGTGGAGCATGAACCCTTTCTGCTCACAGTCGCACGGGAGCCAAGCTGGCCGGACGCTGAACTCCCCAATGAGCGCCTTCCAGATGTGGCCCAGCTTTGAAGCCGGCACAACAGTCAGTGCCAGAGAGGCTGAGGCAGCGGCTGAGGCAGCGGCtgaggcagcggcggcggcggcggcggcctctGACGACGTACTGGGGAGCTCCTCTGCGAAGCGGACAGAGCGGGTGCAGGAAGCATCCGTTGCGTCCACGGTGGCTGAGTCAAAGAAGCCGCTGGGAGTGGGGTCACACGGAAGCGAGGAACAGTTTGGTGTCTGGTCATCGTCATCCTCCGGGAGCACCTCGCTCTTGCAATCATCCAGCATGTTCCAATTCAACCTCTTCTTGGCCTCTTCGCCGACCCTCACTGGAGGGGCCCTCTTTCTTCGGCTACTCATGGTTGAATTCTACAAGGAGAGTAAATGGATGTTCATTACAAAATAATTCCACCTTCCACTGTTTTTATAAAGACTTTCAGTGGCGTATGACGGAGCAACGTATAGTAGACAGTGATTAGAGCTTTAAGAATTTTGAAACATAATACCTGTAAAGAATGTTCTACTCAAAGTGCAGTGATATGTACGGAAGAAATTTATTTGAGTTCTGAGTTTATTCTGTCAGAATTTTGACttgtgagaataaagtcagCATTCCGAGACTAAAGTCAGAACTCAAAATAAATTTTTCGTGTGTGGCCCTAATCCCCTCCGTATATGGACTGGCTATCTCATTGATTGTTACAAGAAATAATTCTGTCAATGTCTAACATATCTAGACCCGACATAAAAGCACTTGTGATGCAAGTCTTTAGCTATTCATTTGGGATGGGAAGCACTTCACAGTATGTTTTTGATTCATATATGACGTGGACTGAAGAGgtaatataatttaataattcagagggaaataaagaATAGTTAGGAAGTGTTGTGTCCCCTCAGGGTATGTGTCTTGGAGGTTCAGGTTTGTGAACACTGCATAATCAAGTTTAGTTTTCAATTTTCCAGACACTGAAGTAAAACAGCTGTTAATAATCtcatttagagctgcaacagttaatcgattagtaatcggcCACTacattaattgccaactattttgataatcgattaatcggttcaaggggaaaaaaagtcgaAATTCTTtagcttctttaatgtgaatattttctggtttctttgttcctctgtgacagttcaACTGAACatgttttggtgtgtggacgaaacaaaacgtcatcttggtggtttggggaaacacgatcgacagctttcaccattttatggaccaaacaaactaatcgattaatcgagaaaataatcaacagattaatcgatgatgaaaatgatgggAAATTGCAGCCGTGATCTCATTCAACTGGTGGTTTGTTATTCTCTGCACCAAAGTAAGTGTTAAGCATTGTGTTGTTAGTACAAAATTGCACACAGCTCGCAGCTAAATGAAGATACAAGTGTGTTGACTTGGATTTTTGGCTTCGTTATTTTCGTAATcgacgtttttttttcctttcagtttgCGTCACGGGAGACGAGCAGCTGCGCCGCGCTGTGTAAACCTGTAAACAGCTGTTCACACAAGGAAAACAccgctgtgttttcttttttttcttcttcttcttcttcttcctcttcttcttcttcttcttcttcttcttcttcttcttcttctattgttttattgttttatggcggttggcaaaaAACGAaatggcgcattaccgccacctactggtgacgagtgtggatcagaatcactaaaaacaaaacaaaacaaaacaaaaacctacaaTATTAAGAGATCCTCCCTAACACCTTAATTTCCCCGAGGtactgtattaaatgactataacaTTCGTTCTACGAATCTTGCTGTAGAACGTCcacaatattcagtttcatccGGAGCTTTCTGAGGTTCTGACTGAGTCGTGTTCTCTCAGTCCCATATTTTCGACAGTGTACTATGATGTGTTCaattgtttcctcttgtcacAGTTTCCCCGAGTTGTGTTTTCCCTATTTTGAATAGTGTACCTTTAAGTCCGCTATGCCCAAATCTGAGTCTTGTTGTgattgtctcctcttctctacttcttcttgtacttctcatcTCTCCACCGCTCGGTGTCGGTGTCGCCGCGCATTTTTAACGTCCGACTGGGAACAACGACAAAGGAAAAAACTCATTCCGTCTTCCCAACGTCCCGCACACTGACCTGTCTTTCTACCGCTGCACCGCGAGTCGCCTCATGTCACAGTCGCTCCAGACATTTCAGACGAAATTCACCAAAACACACTGGGCGGCTCGAGCGTCGGTGTCCGCCATTTttaaacacaggaagtgacgtcacAGCAGAAGGTATTCGTTCGAACAATAAAAGCATTctgaatgattaaaaaatacattaaaaatcccttttttttttactgtattttatttctatcattttctttttagtttcttttcccccctcgcCCTTTTGCTTTCATTTCCATTGGCAATGTTTTAATACTTGGAATGTGATGAAACTTATTTTCAACCATCATTTTTAACTGATCAAAAGTCtcttaatattaattatttcatattttattaattttcctttttttgcaaggaattcaattcaattcaatttcattagTATagagccaaatcacaacatacactcagggcactttacatagtgaggtcaatattacaggggaaacccaacaaatcccacaatgagcaagcacttgccgactgtggagagaaaaaactctctAGAGACATTTTAAATCACTCCCCTAAAAACATACATCTTTCAATTACAATAACATAAAACAGAATaaagtttttgtaaaaaatgtaaaaatttaaaGTAAACCCAATCTCCAGCTAAGATCAACTTGCTCGCTATGTTTCTCATAATGAGTAACTAtgactaaatacacacataagGGCTAGGGTTCTCACCAGAACCGATACTACGGTACCAAGTTGGTCCAAACATTCTGAAATCCCAATGGTATTATTCTCTTTCCACTCCTCTCACAAGAGAGAACATTGTCTTAGGAGTCAACATAACGGACATTAAGAGTGACTCTATATTGAACAATCTGATTCGACCAGCAACATTCTTTATCCACAAAtccaaatggatgaaaatgataccacttttttctatttttaaaaaggagttCCTTAAAGCTCATGAATGCTTatgattctttgaaaatatttgaatattcacCTCTATGACCTCTTATGCGCTCAGCGAATctacttttcattattatttatgttattattatattattttatcattattgatttttttaatattattttttatgttattatttgacACTTGTTTAATGTATCCCTATGTGCCTTGAATGTTTTTTAAGGGTTAATATTAAGATTTTAATGCCAAAGGTCAAAGGGGGTGTTGAGCTTCCTGACATATTGCTGACATCCGCATTTTCTAACAAACTATGAAAAACAATAGTTTGTTAAATCATTGTAAAATATAGATTGGGGGAAAATACCCCTGAGACAAAGGAATGACTTTAAtcatatagttgtttttttatctcatgTGTATCTTATGTGCTTTTTGCAGGTTTGTGCAATGTAAAATATATCGTCAGTACATATCATGCATTAGTACATGTGATTTATGAGCTGCACAGCACAGaatgcacttttcttttctttttttttacacacatatGGATATAATTTTTGGTTAGTATATGTTTCTATCATTTGTTGGAGCAACCGTAACGAAACCCACTTTCCCATCGGAtcgatcacattttttttgattctgGAACAAGATTTCAACCCCTTTTAAAGAGGCTGAAGTCGTAGTACCGTTTATCAGCCACGGGGTGGCAGCAGAGCACggtataatatatttttgttgtttttatggctGCAGCAATGAATTGCACGTGCATCACATCTGTCTGCGCCAAGCACGACGCTGCCGTGGACGTGAAGTTTGATCTGTCGCTGTATAGTTTTCACTAGGAGCAATTAACAGCCTTCCACTTCACaaagatttcacacacacacacacacacacaccacacacacaattattaatttatagCAGAATATTGTCCACAGCAAATTGCATAAATTGATTGTCTGAAACGTCCTTCTTgatgcgcatgtgtgtgcgtgtgtgtgtgtctgtttatgcttgtttgtgtgtgtgtgtgtgtgtgcgtgtctgtgtgtgtgtgtgtgtgagagagaaccGTGGCTTCGAATCGGGGGCACTGCAGTGAGCATGACCCGCTTTCAAGAtgcagtgaggaagaggagaagaagggggcACCTCATGatcagtgcagagagagagagagagagagggagagagagagagagagagagagagagagagagagagagagaaagacggtgTTTTCGCAGCAGTATAGAGCTCGGGTCCAGTCTGGCTGCTCCCGGAGAGACACGGAGCCGCTATGTCCCGACCCGTCTGCTGCAGGTAGGTTGAGTCATGTCAGTCGTTGAACACGGCTCTGTCAATTAATCCTCGCGCTCTAATTGAGATTGCGCGTGCCttgctgtgcgtgtgcgtgtgcgcgtgcgtgtgcgggtGACGATGTTGAAAACGATGGAGCGTGTAAATGACACGGGTGGCAGAGCTGCTGATGGAGAGCCAGGGATCAGCTGTCAGACGGCGGGAGGATGATTCACACAGGGGCTCGGCGCAgtcttgcgtgtgtgtgaggtaaaAGTTGAAGAGACGGTCGCGCGGTTGAAATCGAAAAAACCCAGCAGGGACGCTCAGCTGCAGCGGACgccgctgtccgtggtgctggaACTCGAGatacttgtgttttttgggtGGTTCCGATCCTGTGGATCTGTACTCACCTCGAATGATCGCTATGGTCTTTCTGGGTCTGTTTTGacaactttattatttatttattttttttgctttgttgcgttttacataaatgaaaaatgggGGTTTTGTTCAACATTTTAGAGGAGTCGTGATGTGATTGACACAATGGAACAATGGTCAAATGGATGAAATGTGTTAAAGCCTGCAAACCAAGGTTGAATTACCAACAGGGAGCACTGGGCAAAAAGTACATGTTATatattgaaatggaataattgatggagttgacgatgattcaggaagacggagaccgtggctgaagtatttattataggagctcaatattgaggagaccTCCGGTTCGCTGCACAGTACAACTGGGTCACAGTGGATGGCGTCCCAAGGGAATCTGCCtatccccggtctctgtaggtGTATTTAGCCctgtcagagtaatgtcgtcacCTCACCGCGACCATGACACCTCCCGAGACGGCCTTCAGCTATACCCATCGACTGTTTCCACCTGCcacagataagatgacctcgcacaGTGCCTGAGgacactcatctttgcagtttCTCATGAGAGGACAGGACACAAATTCCTCaacatatatgtaaatgtatacaCTGGGGTTCAAAGGTCCaaccaattatcaaaataaatcaaacaacatTCAGTTGGCTATcacacaa
The Scophthalmus maximus strain ysfricsl-2021 chromosome 15, ASM2237912v1, whole genome shotgun sequence DNA segment above includes these coding regions:
- the shprh gene encoding E3 ubiquitin-protein ligase SHPRH, producing the protein MSSRRKRAPPVRVGEEAKKRLNWNMLDDCKSEVLPEDDDDQTPNCSSLPCDPTPSGFFDSATVDATDASCTRSVRFAEELPSTSSEAAAAAAAASAAASAAASASLALTVVPASKLGHIWKALIGEFSVRPAWLPCDCEQKGFMLHRMGDQLCLSYSSCDERSGPQWKPDEDTCTAECSLSQILLEDLDWLQKRSVMQLCHQAEEESIKVGIYLLETGLGKPECLSEGNARPKKANQLMQKLMEYFYDFIIPEVVENEVEECDTDLERQNVEELYDYVRHLHQSEGQEVTYDVQHKALVPVLRPYQSQAVNWMLRREKYRKSSHKEQSLHFLWREWVTLCGKKLFYNPFTGCIIREFPLAGIEWPGGILADEMGLGKTVEVLALILFHTRLDLEQEALTLPAGKSVNYFVPPPPLERKKVIRCKSEFQPKMKISHPTVRVMLLTAIKEMRSGKGASVNAVFTYIRATYGYDLLKNRYHIKKTLAKLIDEGLVDRVKGRGLAGSFKLGKKYKETKKTSAGASKFTSKSTEGTPRKMFQRRAKEKAEAALKNTLTEDERDLSPPTSYCPVPKERETKEQWDLNDTVDQVDDVLDSSTNSSQMSQDKSESDFQGEAPPLDSQEEKETPTRACVVPFNTPHYRFECICGELGIIDYKARVQCMNCQLWQHADCVNYKEESLETTPFYCPHCLVAMKPVSTGATLIISPSSICHQWVEEINRHISSTSLRVLVYQGVKKHGFIQPRMLAEQDVVITTYDVLRSELNYVDIPHSNSEDGRRFRNQKRYMAVPSPLVAVEWWRICLDEAQMVECATAKAAEMALRLASVNRWCVSGTPVQRGLEDLYGLVLFLGVDPYWVKYWWVQLLYRPYRHGNTEPLYNVITQILWRSAKKDVIDQIQIPPQTQEVHWLHFSPVEGHFYHRQHEVCSQDALVKLRKISDWSLKLGSLDRRTVNTILYPLLRLRQACCHPQAVRGEFLPLQKSTMTMEELLKSLQKKCRVECEEAHRQLVCALNGLAGIHIIRDKFVEAVEMYREVLRSSEEHKGRLKTDSLQRLHATHNLMELLSAKHPGIPPTLRDDRLSEEAEQLRQHYMTKYDSEVADAHQALQPVLQNIKELKRKVKPNSPWWLEVIQRAIDCSTDDDLVSRIKNELTSSYKQQASKLSMADKFRDACGLQFLLTKQMEDLMKSKKTVQDAVKNLEGPASKTVIDEVTICHLRPIRLPLNNCVFCKADELFVDYESKLFSHTVKGQTAIFEEMIEDEEGLVDDRLPTTSRGLWAASETERTLKAILSFAKAKRMDPELVEEGNTFMELFENWKKEYKVLHEYWMVLRNHVSAIDELGMATERLRVRLPDEPKPKLLHIIEPHEVEQNRVKLLNDQAVAKSQLQKKLGQFLYLTNLEKSQDKSTGGLNPEPCPICARPLGQEWAVLTCGHCFCNECISIIVEQYSTGSRRRAIKCAICRQNTSHTEISYVFTTQSSGHDQDIPVKGSHSTKVEAVVRTLKKIQLTDPGAKCLVFSTWLCVLDIIAKALFDNGMEFSQINGIHKFQENLCSFKYEEKINILLLPLHTGSNGLNIIEATHVLLVEPILNPAHELQAIGRVHRIGQTKPTFVHRFLIKSTIEERMQAMLKTAEKSHTSTTMKHSEAAVLTVADLADLLTDDAEHLD